In Cataglyphis hispanica isolate Lineage 1 chromosome 10, ULB_Chis1_1.0, whole genome shotgun sequence, a genomic segment contains:
- the LOC126852496 gene encoding BBSome-interacting protein 1: protein MSESADNQVEQCDIVLPRQGLLYQEDTLDYILCKPKLIPLKSVTLEKLEKMQRDAEIKVREAQEAETSLDINA, encoded by the coding sequence ATGTCAGAGTCCGCAGACAATCAAGTCGAACAGTGCGACATAGTCCTTCCAAGACAAGGTCTATTATATCAGGAGGACACGTTGGATTATATACTCTGTAAACCGAAATTGATTCCATTAAAATCGGTCACTTTAGAGAAACTTGAGAAAATGCAAAGGGATGCAGAAATCAAAGTCAGAGAAGCACAAGAGGCAGAAACCAGTCTcgatataaatgcataa